CCTTTGCCTGTCTGTATTTTTATTGTATGAGATAAAAGATAAAAAAGAAAGAAATGTCAGAAAAATATTCAGTTTAGTTTAGAAATGCTATAGACAATACGGAGGAAGTTTGTTAAAATGAGAACAGGTGTTCCGATGTCTATTTGTTGCTGTAGTCTTACATTTCTCAATTGTTTTGCTTAAAAAAGGTAAGAAAACGCTCTCTTTAAGATGGAGGAACTTATGAAAATGTAATAGTATAGCAAGTGAAAAATATCTTAAATAGTAACTGCTAAAAGGATTGAACATAGGTGTTAAGGGACAGTTTAAATTACTGTAATCATGTTACATAGCAGTGGAATACGAGGGGGAGTTTTCTCAACTAGTAGCAAATTTACTGTATATTTCTTGCAAAAACTATTGTATAATGATTATAGAAGTTACTTATTTAAAGTAATTGTTGTTTGTTATAAATTGCTTATAAGTTGTTGCTTACATGAAAGGCGATTTTTCATTTTGTTGTAAGACAAGTTATAGTGAAGAATTGCTGGAAGTTAGAAAATTAAACTGTAATTAGTACAGAATTTGTACTCTTTAAGGAGAGTGAGTCTTGTATGGTAACATTATATAGTTCTCCAAGCTGTACGTCTTGTAGAAAGGCGAAATTATGGCTAGAGGAAAATCATATTCCTTATACAGAACGTAATATTTTCTCAGATCCATTGACGATTGAGGAAATTAAAGAAATTTTACGCATGACAGAAAGCGGAACGGATGAGATTATTTCTACTCGTTCAAAAGTTTTCCAAGAATTAAATGTTAACTTAGAGTCTTTACCACTTCAAGATTTATATAAGATGATTCGTGACTATCCGGGTATTTTACGCCGTCCTATTATGATTGACGAAAAACGACTTCAAGTAGGTTATAATGAAGACGAAATTCGCCGTTTCTTACCACGTACAGTAAGAACATTTCAATTACGTGAAGCACAGCGTCTTGTAAATTAATAATAAAATTATGTATACAAAAAGCCTTCTACTTTATATAGTAGAAGGCTTTTGTATAATTTCATTTGAGATACTCGTATTAATTTTTTATATTGTGTAGTCTGACTCGTTGAACGATGAACCCGACACATAGTACTGTGAAAATGAAAAGGAAAGGAATACTTGCTGTAAAGCTAGGATTATTATGAAAAAATGTTGCAAGTCTGTCTTCATGTGTAATCATTTTTCCTGATGTATAAGCAAGGACTGCTCCTCCGCAATAAATGAGAAAAGGGAAGCGCTCCATAAGTAATAAAATAAGTTTACTCCCCCAAATAATAATGGGAATGGAAATTAATAAACCGATAACTACGAGTGGAATATTTCCATGGGCTGCTCCAGCAATTGCAAGAACATTATCAAAGCCCATAACGAGATCAGCAAAGACGATTGTACGCACAGCTTGAAATAACGTCGTTTTTCCTTGAATAGAAGAAAGGTCATTACTCTCATCAGTTAGTAAATTTATAGCGATTAATGTTAATAAAATCCCACCAATTAGTTGTAAGAATGGGATATCAAGTAAATAGACAGCTAGTATTGTGAGAAGAATTCGTAGTACAATCGCTAAACCAGTACCAATAAAGATGGCTTTATTTCGTTTAGGTTCGGGTAGGTTACGGCTAGCTAGTGCGATGACAATTGCATTATCGCCACCTAGTACAACATCGATACCGACAATCATTAGTATAGATGTTAAAAAATCTAACTCCATTAGTCTGCCTCCATTTATGATGTTTTAATAAGCGAAATATATGTATGGGACGAAAAATCTTGACCGGCTTTATTACAGTGTACGGCGTGACATGGAAATGTATGTCCAATTTTTTATAGGTGGAGGAGTGACATAATAATATATCCTATAAATGGTGGGATAAAAACAGGCGAATGACTGTTTTTGTAAAATCAAACGATTTTATTTCCATTCTGGAGAATCTTATCATAAAATGAGAGTACAAGATTCTATTGATTTGTCATATGAGTGGGGAATCCCTTCATAACAATTCTAAACAGGAAGGGAGAATTGTATTTTGGATATTGAAAGAATTAATGATCATACGATGAAATTTTTTATCACGTACATTGATATAGAGGATAGAGGATTTAATCGTGAAGAAATTTGGTACGATCGCGATCGCAGTGAAGAGTTATTTTGGGAAATGATGGATGAAGCTCGCGATCATGACGATTTCTTTATTGATGGACCTCTATGGATTCAAGTGCAGGCGCTTGATAAAGGTATTGAGGTGCTTGTGACGAAGGCGCAGCTTTCGAAAGACGGACAAAAATTAGAATTACCAATTGGTGCAGATAAAATAATAGATATTCCTCTAGATGAGCGCATCGAATCATTATTCGAGCAAGAATTAGAGGAAGAAGTCGAACAGGCGGGTACAAACTTTAATGAAGATGGAACATTTGGCTTTTTAATTAAGTTCGATGATTTCGAAGATGTTATTTCGCTAAGTCATCGCCTTGTATTTGAAGATATAAAAGATGAATTGTATTCGTTTGAAGACCGCTATTATGTATATGTTGAATTTGATGAAGTGCTACACGATGAAGAAGAGATTGATCGTATTTTAAGTATTATTTTAGAATATGGGGAAGAATCTACTTTAACGGTTCACCGTGTAAATGAGTACGGTAAACAAATTGTTAAAGAGCATGCACTTGAGACAATTCGCACTAATTTTCCTTCTAAAACGTAGGCCGATTTCTATAGTATGAAATCGGCTTTTTATATGATGAGTGTGTTAATGGATAGAAAAGCTTTGTAAGTAAGGAGGGCGGAGATGAAAAATACGTTAAAGTTCCTTTTCTTTTTTCTATTGTTATTTGCATTGTTCGTTTCGCTACGTATGTTTATTGATGTAGCATTTTATTCGGATGTAATAGGCATAAAAGATATTTCGATTTTAGGTATTATAAGTATTTTATTTACTGTTTCTGCATTTTTAATTGGTTGTGTTATTTTCTTAGAAAATCGGCATCCATCTAAAACACTCACATGGTTAATCGTCTTAGGGATTTTCCCTGTGTTTGGTTTTTTCGCTTATTTACTATTTGGACAAAACTTTCGTAGAAAGCGAATGTTTCAAAAGAAGGCACTTTTGGATGAACAAGCATTTTTGCAGTATAAGGGACATGAAGAGTATGAAGAACGCATATTAAAAAATCATAAACATCAAGAATTGTTATTCCGTTTAGCTGACAGACTTGGCGCTTTAAATATTTCATTTCAGACTGAAACGAGAACGTTGACGAACGGGGATGAAACATTCCAAGCGATTTTAGATGGTTTGAGACGAGCGAAGCACCACATTCATATGGAGTATTATATTGTGCGTGATGATAATCTTGGAACAGAGATTAAAGATATTTTGATTCAAAAGGCAAGAGAAGGGGTTGTCGTTCGCTTTTTATATGATGCGGTTGGAAGCTTTAAATTATCAAATAGCTATATTGATGAATTAAATGAAGCAGGCGTAGAGATGGTGCCATTCTTCCCTGTGCGATTTCCGATTTTAAACGATAAAATTAATTATCGAAATCACCGAAAAATCGTTATTATTGATGGGAATGAAGGATTTGTAGGCGGATTAAATATTGGCGATGAATATTTAGGGAAAAATAAGTATTTTGGATTTTGGCGCGATACGCATTTATATTTACGGGGTGAAGCAGTCCAAAGTCTGCAATTAATTTTCCTTCAAGATTGGTTTTATATGACAGGGGAAGCTGTATTAGCACCTGAATATTTACAGACAAAAGCAGTTGAAGGTGATCATTGGGGTGGTGTACAACTTGTTGCAGGTGGACCAGATAACAAATGGGAAACAATTAAGCACCTGTATTTTGCAATGATTGCTTCTGCGAGAAAATCGATTTGGATTGCCACACCTTACTTTATTCCTGATGATGATATTTTATCTGCGTTAAAAGTAGCGGCACTTGCTGGTATTGATGTTCGGTTATTAATGCCGAGTAAGCCAGATAAACGCACTGTTTTTTATGCATCGAGATCTTACTTCTCAGAGTTATTAGATGCTGGGGTAAAGATATATGAATATGAAAAAGGTTTTCTTCATAGTAAAATTGTCATCGTTGATTCTGATTT
The DNA window shown above is from Bacillus clarus and carries:
- the mecA gene encoding adaptor protein MecA, whose amino-acid sequence is MDIERINDHTMKFFITYIDIEDRGFNREEIWYDRDRSEELFWEMMDEARDHDDFFIDGPLWIQVQALDKGIEVLVTKAQLSKDGQKLELPIGADKIIDIPLDERIESLFEQELEEEVEQAGTNFNEDGTFGFLIKFDDFEDVISLSHRLVFEDIKDELYSFEDRYYVYVEFDEVLHDEEEIDRILSIILEYGEESTLTVHRVNEYGKQIVKEHALETIRTNFPSKT
- a CDS encoding TerC family protein, which encodes MELDFLTSILMIVGIDVVLGGDNAIVIALASRNLPEPKRNKAIFIGTGLAIVLRILLTILAVYLLDIPFLQLIGGILLTLIAINLLTDESNDLSSIQGKTTLFQAVRTIVFADLVMGFDNVLAIAGAAHGNIPLVVIGLLISIPIIIWGSKLILLLMERFPFLIYCGGAVLAYTSGKMITHEDRLATFFHNNPSFTASIPFLFIFTVLCVGFIVQRVRLHNIKN
- the spx gene encoding transcriptional regulator Spx, which produces MVTLYSSPSCTSCRKAKLWLEENHIPYTERNIFSDPLTIEEIKEILRMTESGTDEIISTRSKVFQELNVNLESLPLQDLYKMIRDYPGILRRPIMIDEKRLQVGYNEDEIRRFLPRTVRTFQLREAQRLVN
- a CDS encoding cardiolipin synthase; the encoded protein is MKNTLKFLFFFLLLFALFVSLRMFIDVAFYSDVIGIKDISILGIISILFTVSAFLIGCVIFLENRHPSKTLTWLIVLGIFPVFGFFAYLLFGQNFRRKRMFQKKALLDEQAFLQYKGHEEYEERILKNHKHQELLFRLADRLGALNISFQTETRTLTNGDETFQAILDGLRRAKHHIHMEYYIVRDDNLGTEIKDILIQKAREGVVVRFLYDAVGSFKLSNSYIDELNEAGVEMVPFFPVRFPILNDKINYRNHRKIVIIDGNEGFVGGLNIGDEYLGKNKYFGFWRDTHLYLRGEAVQSLQLIFLQDWFYMTGEAVLAPEYLQTKAVEGDHWGGVQLVAGGPDNKWETIKHLYFAMIASARKSIWIATPYFIPDDDILSALKVAALAGIDVRLLMPSKPDKRTVFYASRSYFSELLDAGVKIYEYEKGFLHSKIVIVDSDLASIGTANMDMRSFHLNFEVNAFLYDTDSIRKLVQDFKDDLEISSEIHVDRFHKRRLYKRIVESTYRLLSPLL